The Saprospiraceae bacterium sequence CTGTAAAAATGTTAGTAATTCGGTAATTTAAAAACAAGACAAAATGAAATTCAAATTTGAAGTAATACTCGCTACAGAACTTGATAGTGGTGACATATTTTACTGTACTCCGGATGAAGAATTAAATGAATTTGGCGAAGACTATACATTGACCGGTACAGACCAAATCTTTATTAAAGACGATTATTATGACGAAGATGATGATGGCAACTATGCAATACTGGTAAACGGTGGATGGAACATATGGTTCAGACCTGGTGAAAAAGTGGTGCGTTTGGGCCATTACCGCAAACTCGTCAGAGTGATAGATATGATCAAGGAAGGTAACCCAGATATGGCACTTGGACCCAATGACAATATTACGGCCATTCAAAATTATCTGTTGATTCATCCTGAACAAAATAATTTGCTGGAAGGATGGGATATTGACTTTAATGATTTGAAAAAGGATGAAAAAGATGGTGATAATAATAATGACGATGAATTGCCATTTTAGAGTATGTTTAAATTGCAGACCATTCAGATGTTGCATCAAATTCAGTGTTGGTTGTCATCCATTTGCCTTCATGAGCCAGGAGGATGTCTGACAGTTTTCTAAAACTCTCATACTCTTTACTTTGTGAAAAACCCACTGTAGAAATGAACAGTAAAATAATCCAGGCCTTGTTTCTCATACTGATTGATTATAAGCTTCGGTGATCCACTGTGTGGTTTCAGTATCTACATCGTCCAGGCTGCAGATCTGAATCCTGTTGGTACACATGGCACCAAAGGGTCCGGAGTTTTCAAGCCTGCCTGATAGTGTTACATTTTTTAATTTCAGCCCCAGATCCACCCTTGTTTTTGATGCTGGTTTGATGAGGACAAACTGCTTTTTTCGGATAAAACTGACGGAATCTTTTTTGGGGGCGAAGGTGATATCTTCGCCAAGAGATTTAATAATGTCCAACAGCTTTTCATATATGTGAAATAGGTTTTCTTTTCCTTTGTACTGACTGTCCACCAGATCATAATCAGCTGATCCCGCATCTGATTTATTGAATTTGTGGCCTACAAAATTGGCAAATCCATGACCAAATCCATGATTTTCCTTTAAAAAACTGACTATTTCGCCATGTTTAACCTTACCTGAGGCTGCAACTATTTCGAGCCAGTGATCCAGTGATTTTCCTGTTTTTTCTAATAAACTGTGTTCCATAAGGTTATTTTAATGTTCTTCCCATCACAATGCCTTCCCGCTCTCCAGGGTTTTGATGGCGTTTTCCAGATTTTTTTTATTCAT is a genomic window containing:
- a CDS encoding DUF4287 domain-containing protein codes for the protein MEHSLLEKTGKSLDHWLEIVAASGKVKHGEIVSFLKENHGFGHGFANFVGHKFNKSDAGSADYDLVDSQYKGKENLFHIYEKLLDIIKSLGEDITFAPKKDSVSFIRKKQFVLIKPASKTRVDLGLKLKNVTLSGRLENSGPFGAMCTNRIQICSLDDVDTETTQWITEAYNQSV